GACTTCGGGGTCACGAGTTTCACTACTCGAGTGCCGACGTCGACGGCGACGCCCGTTTCGGCTTCGAGACCGTCCGCGGGAAGGGGATCGACGGCGACCACGACGGGCTGACCGAGTACGACTCGCTCGGAACGTACGTCCACGTCCACGCCGAGAGCGGGGCGTTCGATCGGTTCCTCGAGGGACTGTAACGACGAGACGAAGACGACCACCTACCAACGATGACTATGACCGACGACACCGACCCGAAAGACCCGATCGAACGAACGCCCGGTAAAGGACGGACCCCCGTTGCCAGGGAGATCGAACCCGACGCCCCCGACGAGTTCGGGCAGACCCAGGTCTGGTGGGGCGACGGCAAGGGGAAAACGACCGCCGCACTCGGGATGGCCATCCGTGCGGCCGGCCACGGCTACCGCGTCCACCTCCTGCAGTTCATGAAAGGCGGGGCCTCGAGCGTCGAGGACGTCCGTGGAGAGTACAATGCAATCGCAAAAATACCGGGACTGAGCTACGAGAACACTGGCAACTACGGCTGGCACAGATTTGTAGATGGCTCCGACGACGACGAACACGAAGCGAAAGCGAAAGGCGGCCTCGAGCGCGCCCGCGAGATCGTCGACGGCGCGAGAGAGGTCGATCTCACGGCGCCACTGGACCTCGAAGCCGACCCCGAGGAGGGCGCCCACATGCTGATCCTCGATGAGATCCTCTATGCAGCCAACCGCGAGCTGATCGACCCCGAGGACGTCCTCGAGCTCGTTCGTGAGAAACCGGAGGGCCTCGAACTGGTGCTCACCGGCGGAC
This portion of the Natronobeatus ordinarius genome encodes:
- a CDS encoding cob(I)yrinic acid a,c-diamide adenosyltransferase, translated to MTDDTDPKDPIERTPGKGRTPVAREIEPDAPDEFGQTQVWWGDGKGKTTAALGMAIRAAGHGYRVHLLQFMKGGASSVEDVRGEYNAIAKIPGLSYENTGNYGWHRFVDGSDDDEHEAKAKGGLERAREIVDGAREVDLTAPLDLEADPEEGAHMLILDEILYAANRELIDPEDVLELVREKPEGLELVLTGGHERPAYVLEDADLVTNVRKEKHPIDAGQRARKGTEY